The Pseudomonas azotoformans genome has a segment encoding these proteins:
- a CDS encoding CoA transferase subunit A: MAEILALRDAVKQFVNDGDTVALEGFTHLIPTAAGHEIIRQGKKNLTLVRMTPDLIYDQLIGAGCARKLIFSWGGNPGVGSLHRLRDAVEKQWPQPLEIEEHSHADLANAYVAGASGLPFAVLRAYAGSDLPKVNPLIKTVTCPFTGEVLAAVPSVRPDVTVIHAQKADRKGNVLLWGILGVQKEAALAAKRCIVTVEEIVDDLNAPMNSCVLPTWALTAVCHVPGGAHPSYAHGYNERDNRFYQAWDPIARDRGTFTAWIDEYIHGTADFSEFQAKLATAQEAK, translated from the coding sequence ATGGCTGAAATCCTCGCGCTGCGTGACGCGGTGAAGCAATTTGTGAACGACGGCGACACCGTCGCGCTGGAAGGCTTCACCCACCTGATCCCAACGGCAGCGGGTCATGAAATCATTCGTCAGGGCAAGAAAAACCTGACGTTGGTGCGTATGACGCCTGACCTGATCTACGACCAGTTGATCGGTGCCGGCTGCGCCCGAAAGCTGATTTTCTCCTGGGGCGGCAACCCAGGCGTGGGCTCCCTGCATCGCCTGCGTGATGCGGTCGAGAAGCAATGGCCGCAACCGCTGGAAATCGAAGAACACAGCCACGCCGACCTGGCCAATGCCTACGTCGCCGGCGCCTCCGGCCTGCCCTTCGCGGTGCTGCGTGCCTACGCCGGTTCTGACCTGCCCAAGGTCAACCCGCTGATCAAGACTGTGACCTGCCCATTTACCGGTGAAGTGCTGGCGGCGGTGCCGTCGGTGCGTCCGGACGTCACCGTGATCCATGCGCAAAAGGCTGACCGCAAGGGCAACGTGCTGTTGTGGGGCATCCTCGGTGTGCAGAAAGAGGCGGCCCTGGCGGCCAAGCGTTGCATCGTCACCGTCGAAGAAATCGTCGACGACCTCAATGCGCCCATGAACAGCTGCGTACTGCCGACCTGGGCGCTGACGGCGGTCTGTCATGTGCCGGGTGGCGCGCATCCGTCCTACGCCCATGGCTACAACGAACGTGATAACCGCTTCTACCAGGCGTGGGACCCGATCGCCCGCGACCGTGGGACCTTCACCGCCTGGATCGATGAATACATCCACGGCACCGCCGACTTCAGCGAATTCCAGGCCAAGCTGGCCACCGCGCAGGAGGCCAAGTAA